CACTTCGTGGGCCAGGCGTAGGCCGTGGGCGAGCACCTCCTTGGGGCTTGCCTTGCAAAGCCTCGCTTGCCCATCAGGAGGGAGATATACACCCGTCGTCCTGATCTTTGCAAGGCAAGCCCCACCCACCTTGACAACCGCGGGACAAGCAGCGTATGGTGAAAGCCAGAGGTCCTCACCTCTACACTTCCGCAAGGCCATCTAAACGAAAGAAGTTGGAGGTAGTCTATGAGGAAAGTCCTTCCTTTACTTTTCGGCTTACTCGCCTTCGCCCAAGCGCAGCAAGAAATCGCCATAGGGGCAATATATCCCCTTACTGGCCCTTTGGCTTCCACTGGCCTTGAGCTCAAACAGGCGGTGGAGCTAGGGGTGGACCTGGTCAACAATCCCTTTCCCCAGTTCAGGAACATTCCCCTAGCAGCCGGCGCGGGCTTACCGAGGCTGGCTGGCGCCAGGATCCGGGTGATTTTCGCCGACTCCCAAGGTAAACCTGAAGTAGGTCAAGCTGAGGCAGAGCGCCTGATTACCCAGGGCAAGGTGGTGGCCCTCATTGGGGCCTATCAGTCAGCCGTCACGAGAACTGCTAGTCGGGTGGCGGAGCAATATGGCATACCCTTCCTCAACCCTGAATCCAGTAGCCCTGACCTTACGGAGCGCGGGTATCGGTGGTTCTTCCGCACCACGCCCAACGACGAGACCTTCATTGAGGGAATGATGCGTTTTCTGGACACCTTGAAGGGCCTTCCTACCAAGCGAGTGGGCGTAGTGTACGAGAATACGGATTTCGGTGTGAACACTGCCAAGGCGGTGGAGAAGTATGCCGCATTAAGCGGGCGCCAAGTGGTGGTAAAGATCGCCTATCCGGCAGCTACCACTTCGGTGATCTCGGAGGTGCAGCGCCTCGAGGCGGCCAAACCCGATGTGGCCATATTTGCCTCCTACACCTCGGATGCCATTCTTTTTGTGCGCACCATGCGGCAGGTAGGCTATGCGCCCCCCATCCTACTGGCTAATGATGCGGGTTTTATCGATAGCCAGTTCCTCAAAGAGGTGGGCCCCCAGGTGGAAGGGGTACTGACCCGGGATGTGTGGGCCAATGACCTAGCCCTGGCCAAGCCCATTATCGGGCAGATCAATAAACTCTACCGAGAGCGGTACGGGCGCGATCTTAATGGTAACAGCGCCCGAAGCCTACAAGGGCTCCTGGTCCTAGCGGAGGCTATAAACCGGGCAGGGAGCACACAGCCCGCTGCGATCCAGAAAGCCCTCAGGGAAACCAACTTGCTTAGCAGTCAGATCTTTATGCCGTGGGGCGGGGTACGTTTTGACGAAAAAGGGCAGAACGTTTTGGGCCAGGGCTTAATCCTCCAGCTGGTAAAGGGGGAGTACCGTACCGTCTGGCCGGATCGGTTGGCCACCGTCAAACCTCAGTTGCCTTTCGGTTGGAAGTAGTGCATGGTTGAGGTTCTGATCTCCGGCCTTCTTAACGGCCTGATCTACGCTTTAGTAGCTGCAGGTTTGGCCCTCATCTGGGGTATTACCGATACCCTAAACTTCGCCCACGGCGAATTTCTGATGCTAGGGATGTACACAGCCTACTGGGCCTATACCCTCTACCAGGTAGACCCCTTGTTTTCGGCGCCCATTAGCGCGATTCTGCTGGCCTTCCTGGGTTTCGCTACCTACGCCTTGATCGTTCGTCGCATCCAAGGAGCTCCTCCCTTGGCCCAGATCCTGGCTACTTTCGGCCTTGCCCTTACCCTGCGATACGGCGCTTTTCTGGCCTTTAGCCCAGACTATCGCTCAATATCCCACACCCTCGTGAGCGGAAGCCTCCATTTGGGCCCCTTTCAAGTGGGTCTCCCACAGGCCTTTGCTGCTACGGTTTCACTTGCTATCTTTCTCCTGGTATACCACTTGGTTTACCGGACCCGCTGGGGTCTCAGCCTTCTGGCGGTGGCGGAGAACCGGAAGGTAGCGGCCTTGATGGGCATTGACCCTAACCGTACGGGAGCTCAGGTCTGGATGCTAGGCTCGGCCCTGGTGGGGCTGGCCGGGGCACTCCTTACCACCTACTTCTATGTTTACCCGGAGGTGGGCGTAGTCTTCGGCCTTACCGCCTTCGCTGCTGTGGCCCTGGGTGGTTTTGGTTCGGTGCCGGGGGCTTTTCTGGCCGGGGTATTTCTGGGAGTCATCGAGGCCTTGGCCGGGTACATCCTAGCCCCCGCCCTTAAGGGGGCTGTGGTCTTCACGGTGTTCTTACTCGTGCTTTGGTTCCGCCCACAAGGCTTTTTTGGGCGCTGGTGAGGCTATATGGGGAGAGTCCTCCTGTTATCCCTTCTGCTCTCCCTCCCCCTAGTGAATCCGAGCCCATTCGCTCTGCACATCGGTGTTTTCGTCCTCATGTACGGAGCGCTAGGAGCAGCTTGGAATCTGGTGGGGGGATATCTAGGCCGGGTCTCTTTCGGGCACGCCGCCTTTTTTGGGGTGGGGGCTTACACCTCCCTGCTAGCCCTGGAGCGTTTCGGAATTACCCCACTTCTAGGCATTCCCTTTGGAGCCTTCCTGGCTGGAGGTCTGGCCTTCTTGGTAGGGGCACCCACCTTGAGGCTCCGTGGACATTACTTTGCCTTGGCTACGATAGGCTTATCCGAGGTTGTCCGGATCCTCTTCGTCAACTGGTCCTGGGCGGGTGGCGCCGTGGGTCTCGAGGCCCCCCTAACCCCCTCATGGCTTACCCTCACCTTCCGGCAGAAGGAAGTCTACTTTTACCTCTCCATCGCCCTAGCCTTGCTCACTGCCTGGATCGCCAAACGCTTGGTGGAAACCCGTTCCGGCTACTACTGGCGGGCCATTCGAGGCGAC
The DNA window shown above is from Thermus islandicus DSM 21543 and carries:
- a CDS encoding ABC transporter substrate-binding protein is translated as MRKVLPLLFGLLAFAQAQQEIAIGAIYPLTGPLASTGLELKQAVELGVDLVNNPFPQFRNIPLAAGAGLPRLAGARIRVIFADSQGKPEVGQAEAERLITQGKVVALIGAYQSAVTRTASRVAEQYGIPFLNPESSSPDLTERGYRWFFRTTPNDETFIEGMMRFLDTLKGLPTKRVGVVYENTDFGVNTAKAVEKYAALSGRQVVVKIAYPAATTSVISEVQRLEAAKPDVAIFASYTSDAILFVRTMRQVGYAPPILLANDAGFIDSQFLKEVGPQVEGVLTRDVWANDLALAKPIIGQINKLYRERYGRDLNGNSARSLQGLLVLAEAINRAGSTQPAAIQKALRETNLLSSQIFMPWGGVRFDEKGQNVLGQGLILQLVKGEYRTVWPDRLATVKPQLPFGWK
- a CDS encoding branched-chain amino acid ABC transporter permease produces the protein MVEVLISGLLNGLIYALVAAGLALIWGITDTLNFAHGEFLMLGMYTAYWAYTLYQVDPLFSAPISAILLAFLGFATYALIVRRIQGAPPLAQILATFGLALTLRYGAFLAFSPDYRSISHTLVSGSLHLGPFQVGLPQAFAATVSLAIFLLVYHLVYRTRWGLSLLAVAENRKVAALMGIDPNRTGAQVWMLGSALVGLAGALLTTYFYVYPEVGVVFGLTAFAAVALGGFGSVPGAFLAGVFLGVIEALAGYILAPALKGAVVFTVFLLVLWFRPQGFFGRW
- a CDS encoding branched-chain amino acid ABC transporter permease, whose product is MGRVLLLSLLLSLPLVNPSPFALHIGVFVLMYGALGAAWNLVGGYLGRVSFGHAAFFGVGAYTSLLALERFGITPLLGIPFGAFLAGGLAFLVGAPTLRLRGHYFALATIGLSEVVRILFVNWSWAGGAVGLEAPLTPSWLTLTFRQKEVYFYLSIALALLTAWIAKRLVETRSGYYWRAIRGDEEAARALGVPVERYKRLAFVVSAALTALWGGFFAHYVGFIDPESVFSLAISVQMVLVSVLGGVGTLAGPWIGAALLVPLAELTRAGLGGGGRGVDLLIYGLVILGLSLFQPGGLMALTMRRRRAA